One Glycine max cultivar Williams 82 chromosome 6, Glycine_max_v4.0, whole genome shotgun sequence DNA segment encodes these proteins:
- the LOC100818091 gene encoding protein GRAVITROPIC IN THE LIGHT 1, whose protein sequence is MESVKPSAVTPSKSKLARTFAKVLHVRAVTGIAPVDGLKNVKVDADLSNEANMCKSAINIEDEELQERKATEALLAKTFASISTVKASYAQLQNAQSPYDPDGIQVADQLIVSEFKTLSELKQCYFKKQFDPLPDRAILAAKLKELQSVNKTFEITGKKLESQAGLKDSEIIFLQEKLEEANVHNKSIEKRLNQSGSLSVLDNLHMSGLSPSHFVTVLRHTVRSIRSFVKLLVNEMRSAGWDIDASVNAIIEQNVVYLKEDHKCFAIESFVCREMFDSFNFPNFSLPNESLPDKNKRQLFFGRFNELKPVKAKDFLAGKPRSPFAKFCRNKYLRLVHPKMEASFFGNLNQRTLLNAGEFPDTNFFTSFAEMAKRVWLLHCLAFSFEPQASIFQVGKGCCRFSDVYMESVNENDEAALPVVESEPQVAFTVVPGFRIGKTVIQCQVYLSQHQVKNFTSTKQRR, encoded by the coding sequence ATGGAATCTGTTAAGCCATCAGCAGTGACACCAAGCAAGAGCAAATTGGCTCGCACTTTTGCCAAAGTTCTTCACGTTAGAGCAGTGACTGGAATTGCACCAGTTGATGGACTGAAGAATGTTAAAGTTGATGCGGATCTCAGCAATGAAGCAAATATGTGCAAGAGTGCAATAAACATAGAAGATGAAGAGCTTCAGGAAAGAAAGGCCACAGAAGCTTTGCTTGCAAAAACTTTTGCTAGCATTTCAACAGTTAAAGCTTCGTATGCTCAGCTACAGAATGCTCAGTCTCCTTATGACCCTGATGGAATTCAAGTTGCTGATCAATTGATAGTCTCAGAGTTCAAGACCTTGTCTGAGCTAAAGCAATGTTACTTCAAAAAACAATTTGATCCTTTACCAGATAGAGCAATTCTTGCAGCTAAATTAAAGGAGCTGCAAAGTGTCAACAAAACCTTTGAGATTACAGGGAAGAAGTTAGAATCGCAGGCAGGGCTCAAGGACTCTGAGATTATATTTCTCCAAGAAAAGCTAGAGGAAGCTAATGTGCACAATAAGTCAATTGAGAAGAGGTTAAATCAAAGTGGATCATTATCAGTTCTTGATAATCTCCATATGTCAGGACTAAGTCCTAGCCATTTTGTCACCGTTCTTCGCCACACAGTTAGGTCCATTCGGAGCTTTGTGAAATTGttagtaaatgaaatgagatcTGCTGGTTGGGATATTGATGCCTCAGTCAATGCCATTATTGAACAGAATGTGGTTTACTTGAAAGAAGATCACAAGTGTTTTGCAATTGAGTCCTTTGTGTGTAGGGAGATGTTTGATTCATTCAACTTCCCTAACTTCTCCCTACCAAATGAGTCTCTACCAGATAAGAACAAGAGGCAACTTTTCTTTGGGAGGTTCAATGAGCTAAAACCAGTGAAAGCAAAGGACTTTCTTGCAGGGAAACCAAGATCACCCTTTGCAAAATTCTGCAGGAACAAGTACTTGAGGCTTGTTCATCCCAAGATGGAGGCATCGTTCTTTGGCAACCTGAATCAGAGAACCCTTCTGAATGCTGGAGAGTTTCCTGACACAAATTTCTTCACTTCATTTGCTGAGATGGCCAAGAGGGTATGGCTCCTGCACTGCTTGGCCTTCTCCTTTGAGCCTCAAGCTTCAATCTTTCAAGTGGGAAAAGGGTGTTGTAGATTCTCTGATGTGTACATGGAGAGTGtgaatgaaaatgatgaagcaGCATTGCCAGTGGTGGAGTCTGAGCCACAAGTTGCTTTCACTGTGGTTCCAGGGTTTAGGATTGGTAAAACTGTGATACAGTGCCAAGTTTACCTCTCACAGCACCAAGTAAAAAATTTCACATCTACAAAGCAAAGGaggtag